One Spirochaeta africana DSM 8902 genomic window carries:
- the trxA gene encoding thioredoxin, translating into MEIEVTKDNFAAEVLEADVPVLVDFWADWCMPCKMVAPVLEELSATYAGKVKIAKVDVDSQGDLAAEYEVISIPTMVVFKGGEEVDRHLGAAPKDSLVQLLEKHL; encoded by the coding sequence GTGGAAATTGAAGTAACCAAGGATAATTTTGCGGCCGAGGTGCTGGAGGCAGACGTCCCGGTGCTGGTCGATTTCTGGGCGGACTGGTGTATGCCGTGCAAGATGGTGGCCCCGGTTCTGGAGGAGTTGTCTGCAACGTATGCCGGCAAGGTAAAGATTGCCAAGGTGGATGTAGACTCCCAGGGGGATCTTGCTGCCGAGTACGAGGTGATCAGTATCCCGACCATGGTGGTGTTCAAGGGCGGGGAAGAGGTGGATCGCCATCTTGGTGCGGCACCAAAGGACAGCCTGGTTCAGTTACTGGAGAAGCATCTGTAA
- a CDS encoding vWA domain-containing protein, which produces MSGKKSVWRRGYGCVVVCLLAVIGGGIHAMELTPDDVRIEESLDGGFYLYIRAHEDVGSVLIVESTEHPERAAASYALRDPGNHPANRGEVRLLDGEPLEETRGQSLVSSTIREDPEFGQAFRVFIPYITVYGYPWSRSGELEIRDGTYINIRTFALPFADYRGAFLDNPFRIRVTQDTVQQPTTPPTEDGPFHPIADETFSRLAEQTETRMRYVEDPQDITAALQEVLDEAPPVGLEIALVLDTTQSMYPYMPQLQQDLVPMLEEATDRFPEWRIGVVFFRDYMEEYLTRKFPMTDDMSAVQNYINRAVARGGRDIPEAVYEGLYAALMGYEWQAEERRIILVGDAPPHPRPRGHVDESMVMEAAAELGVQIHPVLVAPY; this is translated from the coding sequence ATGAGCGGCAAAAAAAGTGTGTGGCGCCGGGGGTACGGCTGTGTGGTTGTGTGCCTGCTGGCGGTTATCGGCGGCGGGATACATGCAATGGAGCTGACACCGGATGATGTCCGGATAGAGGAGAGCCTGGATGGCGGTTTTTACCTCTATATCCGGGCTCACGAGGATGTCGGCTCGGTGCTGATCGTTGAGTCGACGGAGCATCCCGAGCGGGCTGCTGCCAGTTATGCCTTGCGGGATCCGGGGAATCATCCGGCCAATCGGGGCGAGGTGCGACTGCTGGATGGAGAACCGCTTGAGGAAACTCGCGGTCAGAGCCTGGTCTCCAGTACCATCAGGGAGGATCCGGAGTTCGGGCAGGCATTCCGGGTTTTTATCCCCTATATCACGGTATATGGCTATCCGTGGAGCCGCAGCGGTGAACTGGAGATCCGGGATGGAACCTACATTAACATTCGTACCTTTGCTCTGCCATTTGCAGATTACCGTGGTGCATTTCTGGACAATCCCTTCCGTATCCGGGTTACCCAGGATACGGTGCAGCAGCCTACTACGCCCCCAACCGAGGATGGACCATTTCATCCCATTGCCGACGAAACCTTTTCCAGGCTGGCCGAGCAGACGGAAACCCGGATGCGATATGTAGAGGATCCGCAGGACATAACCGCTGCCCTGCAGGAGGTGCTGGACGAGGCTCCCCCGGTGGGGCTGGAGATTGCACTGGTGCTGGATACTACCCAGAGTATGTATCCCTACATGCCGCAGCTGCAGCAGGATCTGGTGCCAATGCTGGAGGAAGCGACCGACAGATTTCCGGAATGGCGAATCGGCGTGGTGTTCTTTCGTGATTACATGGAGGAGTATCTGACCAGGAAATTCCCCATGACTGATGATATGTCGGCAGTACAGAATTACATCAACCGCGCCGTTGCCCGTGGGGGCAGGGATATTCCGGAAGCGGTGTACGAGGGCTTGTATGCAGCCTTGATGGGGTATGAGTGGCAGGCCGAGGAGCGACGTATCATCCTGGTTGGGGATGCACCGCCGCACCCCCGGCCCCGAGGCCACGTAGACGAGTCGATGGTGATGGAGGCTGCCGCAGAACTCGGGGTGCAGATACATCCGGTGCTGGTTGCGCCCTACTGA
- the glmS gene encoding glutamine--fructose-6-phosphate transaminase (isomerizing), with product MCGIIGYCGPKPAVDVILEGLKRLEYRGYDSAGLCVGHQGRLQLVKKTGKIADLRREVPEVLPGQWGIGHTRWATHGEVNDLNAHPHLDAASRIAVVHNGIIENHSALKEKLIGQGVSFRSETDSEVIVHLIASYYDGDLERAVKQALSLLRGTYGVLVMHTDQPDLIVGARNGSPLVLGIGEDEVFLASDVTAIMGHTKQVVYLEDGEVAVITPEGYRTTDLRDNVITKQIDVVSWELEEIEKGSFAHFMQKEIFEQPESILRAMQGRIEFENATAHLGGLNLDRQELLNIERVKIVASGTSYHAGMVGAYLLEQLARIPCTAELSSELRYRNPIVERNTLYFVVSQSGETADTLYAMRELQRKGAKVLGICNVVGATIPRESDGGVYTHSGPEIAVASTKAFTSQLTVLYLFSLFMARMRHMSFEEGLALVQAMDGVPALLQQVLSRADSIQELAEKYSYARSFLFLGRGINYPVALEGALKLKEVSYIHAEGYSAAEIKHGPIALVNEETPSLFLVPNDPLRDKVLSNMKEIKARKGPVIAIAVEGDREVAGIADDVFFVPNASPIVYPFLLMVPMQLLSYYMALILGHNVDQPRNLAKSVTVE from the coding sequence ATGTGTGGAATTATTGGCTATTGTGGGCCGAAACCGGCCGTTGATGTTATTCTTGAAGGGCTGAAACGGCTGGAATATCGCGGGTATGACTCCGCCGGTTTGTGTGTCGGCCATCAAGGGCGGCTGCAGCTGGTCAAAAAGACCGGCAAGATAGCGGATCTTCGTCGCGAGGTGCCTGAGGTGCTCCCCGGGCAGTGGGGCATCGGCCATACCCGGTGGGCAACCCATGGAGAGGTAAACGACCTGAACGCCCATCCGCACCTGGATGCCGCCAGCAGGATCGCCGTGGTGCACAATGGTATCATCGAGAATCACTCGGCCCTCAAGGAAAAACTGATCGGGCAGGGTGTCTCTTTTCGCAGTGAAACCGATTCAGAGGTAATCGTACACCTGATTGCCTCATATTATGATGGCGACCTGGAGCGGGCGGTAAAACAGGCTCTGTCATTGCTGCGCGGAACCTACGGGGTACTGGTAATGCACACCGATCAGCCTGATCTTATTGTGGGCGCCCGCAACGGCTCGCCGCTGGTGTTGGGGATTGGCGAGGATGAGGTGTTTCTCGCCTCGGATGTGACAGCTATCATGGGGCATACCAAGCAGGTGGTCTATCTTGAGGATGGCGAGGTTGCCGTAATTACCCCCGAGGGCTACCGCACTACCGATTTGCGAGACAATGTTATTACCAAGCAGATCGATGTAGTCAGCTGGGAGCTCGAGGAGATCGAGAAGGGCAGCTTTGCGCACTTCATGCAGAAAGAGATATTCGAACAGCCGGAGTCGATTCTGCGCGCTATGCAGGGGCGGATAGAGTTCGAAAATGCGACTGCTCACCTGGGCGGGCTGAACCTTGACCGCCAGGAGCTGCTCAATATTGAACGGGTAAAGATCGTTGCGTCCGGAACAAGCTATCATGCCGGCATGGTGGGGGCCTATCTGCTGGAGCAGCTGGCCCGGATCCCCTGTACCGCGGAGTTGTCCAGCGAGCTGCGGTATCGCAATCCTATCGTAGAGCGTAACACCCTGTATTTTGTGGTCTCCCAGTCCGGTGAGACAGCCGACACCCTGTATGCGATGCGTGAACTGCAGCGCAAGGGAGCCAAGGTCCTGGGGATCTGCAACGTGGTTGGTGCTACCATTCCGCGTGAGTCTGACGGGGGGGTATATACCCATTCCGGGCCCGAGATTGCGGTAGCATCAACCAAGGCATTTACCAGCCAGCTGACGGTGCTGTATCTGTTCTCCCTGTTTATGGCCCGCATGCGGCATATGTCCTTCGAGGAAGGGCTGGCGCTGGTACAGGCTATGGACGGGGTGCCAGCGCTGCTGCAGCAGGTCCTTTCCCGCGCTGACAGCATTCAGGAGCTTGCGGAAAAGTACAGCTATGCCCGCAGTTTCCTGTTTCTGGGGCGAGGTATCAATTATCCGGTTGCCCTGGAAGGAGCTCTCAAGCTGAAAGAGGTCTCCTATATTCATGCCGAGGGCTACAGTGCCGCCGAAATCAAGCACGGTCCGATCGCCCTGGTCAATGAGGAAACCCCGAGTCTTTTCCTGGTTCCAAACGATCCGCTGCGCGACAAGGTTCTGTCCAACATGAAAGAGATCAAGGCGCGGAAGGGGCCGGTGATTGCAATCGCGGTCGAGGGTGACCGGGAGGTTGCCGGAATCGCGGACGATGTTTTTTTTGTCCCGAATGCCTCTCCGATTGTGTACCCGTTCCTGCTTATGGTGCCAATGCAGCTGCTGTCGTACTATATGGCGCTGATTCTGGGGCATAATGTGGACCAGCCGCGCAACCTGGCAAAAAGTGTAACGGTAGAGTGA